One Candidatus Atelocyanobacterium thalassa isolate ALOHA genomic window, TGTTAACATTACCAATAATCATGGTAACAGCCATAGTTTCCCCCATTGCTCTACCTAAAGCTAACATAATACCTCCAGCAATGCCAGGAAAAGCAGCAGGTATAAGAACACGAAAAAGTGTTTGCCACCGAGTTGCTCCTAGACCTAAAGAAGCTTGCTTTAAATCGACAGGAAGAGAGTCGAGGGATTCTCTGGCAATAGCAGTGATGATGGGTAATATCATAATAGCTAAAATAATACCTGAGGCAAGAAGCCCTGTACCACCTATCGGAGGTTTACTGAAAATTGGTACCCAATACAAAGTATTATATAGCCATTCAGAAAGGGGACGTACTAAAGGAGTTAAGATGAAGATACCCCAAAGACCATAGACAACACTAGGAATAGCAGCAAGTAATTCTACTAAAAAGATTAAAGGAACCCTGATTTGGGTAGGTATAAAATCTTTACTCAGAAAGATAGCTGTTCCAACCCCCAGAGGCGCAGCAAAGAATATACCTATAAAAGAACTGGCTATAGTCCCATAAACAACAGGTAATGCACCATAATTTTCACGTCCAATCACTGGATTCCAGGACATACTAAGAATAAAACCCAACCCATATTCTAAGATGGCTGGCCATGCACGCCAGATAATAACACCAAAAATGGCAACTAATATCAAGCTAATTCCGATAGCAAGTCCCAGAGTTAGTAGCCTAAACAACTTATCAATGGTTTTCTCGAAAGTAGCACGAGATCCTACTCCCGTTTGTCGTCTAGAAAATAGTCGGGTCACAATAAACCTAGTAATTTTTGCGCTTTAATAAACAACAATGAAAAAAGAAGAGATTAGAAGAGAATCTATAATTTCAATTTCACTGAAATTCAGAATTTTATGGTGAAAAATATTCATAAATCACGAAATAAAGCTTGAGCTTTCAGATTATTGTTTGGTTTGATCAAACTCAGTAAGATTAATATCATAATCAGGGCTAATAGTATCAGCTACCATTGCTACTTTCTTTCCTAACACTAAGAGGTAGGGTAATATAGCCTAGAGCTTTACTTTGATTCTGCCCTTCAGTTAAAGCGTACTCGATCATGGTCTCCATTGCAATTGCTTTTTTAGGGTCATCATAGCTCTCATAAGCTAAAATCCAAGTATAAGTAACAATAGGATAAGAGTCCTCTCCTTGAGGGTCTGTAATAAAAGCACGTAAATTGTCTGGTAAAGAAACTGCCTCAAGAGTTTTAGAGGCAGTTTCACTATTAGCCTCAATGTAATTGCCTGAAGCATTCTCTAATAAGGCAGTTGGTAATTGACTATTTTTAGCATAACCATATTCAATATAGCCAATAGCCCCTTTATTTTGCTGAATAAGAGCAGTCACCCCTGCATTCCTTTTCCCACCAATAAATTTCCCTGTTGTAATTGGCCATTCAACACTTCTACCTTGACCAATATCAGTTTCCCATTGCTGACTAATAGTACTGAGATGTTTGGTAAATACTCCTGTAGTACCACTACCATCAGAACGATGAACAACAGTTATAGGCAAATTAGGTAATTGTTGATTTGGATTTAATGAAGAAATTTTAGGATCATCCCAATAAGTTATCTTTCCACTAAAAATATCCACGTAAACTTCTCTCGATAATTTTAGTTCAGTAATACCAGGAACATTATAAGCAATTACGATACTACCAGCAGTTATAGGAAGCATATAAACGCCTTTATCTACTCTACTAATTTCTGCATCTTCCATTGCTACATCGCTTGCCCCAAAGTCCACGATTCCCATAGTAAATTGTCTTACACCAGTCCCACTACCCATAGACTGATAATCAATTTGTAAGTTAGGTATAGATTGATGAATTTGTGCAAACCAATTTTGATATAAAGGTGCTGGGAATGAGCCTCCTGTTCCAATTAAAGAAACATTCTCTTCTATTGGAAATTTTGATGCTATGTCTATTTGAGGGTTAGATTCAATTGTTTTAACGTCAGAAGGATTACCTCCACAAGATTCTAGAGCCGCAACTAAAGTTATAATAGATAGTGAGGTTATTGTTTGTTTAATTGATTTTACAGTTTTAAACATAAGAAGTTAATTGATGGAATAATCTAAACAAATCTTAGGGCAGAATTGAACATCTATGAAAGATATTTTGTTAAGAAATTGAAAATAAAACAATATCGAGTAGGATATTGATAATCAATACATAAAGTAAGACCAAGGATTATCTTACTCGATTAAATAATGAATTTCAAAAAACTTGTTTTAATTAAAATAAGTTTTTTGACAGCAAGAGAAGCCTCTGCTTTTAATTTTTTTATAATTCTGTTAATTTTACATAATTATCTCAAGTTGTTCGAGGAGTATGAAAACTATTTTCCTGAAATAAGAAAGAACTGCTTACGTTTTAATTCTGCAATTATTACTTAGGATAACTAGTTTAAGTAAATGATGCTTATATCATGTTGCTTTTCTGTAAAACTATTTTTTGAGACCTTTAATGTATCCAAAAACAACTAATATTTTTTCGAAAGAAAAAAGTATTATTAAAAAGTAGAATGACTAGCTTATCTTCTGGATTTTCCATAAGGTACTTATAAATTAAAAGTTGTACAATATCATTCAACCATACTATTACTTATATATGATAAATAAATAATAGTATAATAAAGAATATTTTGGATAATCTTTTCAAGTAAAATTTTGAAAAACCATAGGTTATAAGAATATAGTAAGAAAAATAAATATTTTTAATAAAATCTTACAGTATTTATTCATATATCTTGATTTTAGCTCTATATGATAACTAATAAATTAGCTACAAATTGGCAATGGAAAACATTAAATGGTTTGCCTTACTTAACTTGTAATTTTTTAAAGCAATGGAACCATGGCTTTCTCACCAGGTCTTTTCACCCTTTATCTCCTGAAAAAATAGGGAGGTTCTTTCACTCAGATGTAACTAATTACCAATTAAAACAAGTACATAGTAATCTTATATTGTCATCTAATGAGATTGACAAATTTTCTTTAAAAAATAGTGCACTTTTAGGAGATGGAATAATTTCGAATAAGAAAAAACAAGCTCTTTGGGTAGCCAGTGCGGATTGTGTTCCTATTCTCATAGGCGATTGTAAAACAGGTTATGTTGCTGCAATTCATGCTGGATGGAAAGGAACTGCACAACGTATCGTTCCAGAGGCAATTATTCGATTGCAAGATTG contains:
- the pgeF gene encoding peptidoglycan editing factor PgeF, encoding MITNKLATNWQWKTLNGLPYLTCNFLKQWNHGFLTRSFHPLSPEKIGRFFHSDVTNYQLKQVHSNLILSSNEIDKFSLKNSALLGDGIISNKKKQALWVASADCVPILIGDCKTGYVAAIHAGWKGTAQRIVPEAIIRLQDWGSSLENLYIAIGPAINGRLYQVSRSVATKILVSLDNKSNLGKKLKPLNNIPISFNQKRDKVYINIAQINQIQLEQLGVDKDKISIAPYCTYQSSSNFFSYRRTGARQVQWSLIISDK
- the pstC gene encoding phosphate ABC transporter permease subunit PstC, which produces MTRLFSRRQTGVGSRATFEKTIDKLFRLLTLGLAIGISLILVAIFGVIIWRAWPAILEYGLGFILSMSWNPVIGRENYGALPVVYGTIASSFIGIFFAAPLGVGTAIFLSKDFIPTQIRVPLIFLVELLAAIPSVVYGLWGIFILTPLVRPLSEWLYNTLYWVPIFSKPPIGGTGLLASGIILAIMILPIITAIARESLDSLPVDLKQASLGLGATRWQTLFRVLIPAAFPGIAGGIMLALGRAMGETMAVTMIIGNVNKISVSVLEPANTISSLIASQFAEASGMQVSALMYAGLVLLFLTFIVNIFAGFIIDRTRIR